The Anticarsia gemmatalis isolate Benzon Research Colony breed Stoneville strain chromosome 18, ilAntGemm2 primary, whole genome shotgun sequence DNA window tgtttcggaaggcacgttaaattgtgggtcccggctgtcattttcgaagatctttgacagtcgttaacagtagtcagaagcttgaaagtctgacaaccagtcttaccgaagggtatcgtgttaatacctaagtaactgggttgtggaggtcagataggcagtcgctccatgtaaaacactggtattcagctgcatccggtgagactggaagccgactccaacatagtttggaacaaaggctaagcgaatatatatataatataatatttttattaatagatattatgaaaaaaataagattggggaagaatcaataaaaaataataagagtttttaaaacttGAATGCAGATGGCGTTAGTTAGCTGCGAGTAAAAAAAGTTATGTTAGTATTAATCCTTAATAGAAGTGTACCTGTAAGAAGTACTCAAAGTCGCTGCGATGACAGTTGCCTTCGGCTGCAAACGTAAACTTGTGGAAAGTGCCGTCTTCACATATCACTGCAAatgaaaatatgtacatataatgtTAGAGTTTTCATCAtgtgaatatattatgtttgatgAGTAACGATGACAGAATGATAAAGACAGAGAatttgtaaaactaaataaattaaatatgaccTATATTTCTTTGCAACTAGACTGCAGACCTCTAAGATCTGCATGGTAGTACAGGTAGTGACTGTTGATCACCAGCTTTCGTGCTCGATTTCCCTGGCGGGCTAAGTGCTATTAGTCTTTTCTAGTTTCGTTTATCGAGTTGCGAGGGCATTATACAAAACcagtgcggcggggacctagccggtgggtcgaaCGTTTTAATCGACTCCAACGCGTTTtcttgacgaaaaaaaaaaggcaTTATTCAAAAGTACGGGGCGGTTGTTTGGGCAGGTAAGTTTTTAAAGGTTAAACAATGATGTGTACATACCGACGGCGGTGTTATCGTCGCTGAAGGCACAGAGCGCGCGCGTGTCCGGGAgggcccgcgccgccgccacgtggtcgccgccgcgcgccgcccacACGTGCAGCGTGCCCTTGTCCGACACGCACGACACCAGCGAGCCCGACGCGTTGAACCGGATACTGCCAACATCACACAACGTCATGAAAACAACCAGGCTACTTCCTGTGCTGGCTACGTTGAAATGCACTAACAGtcttacataaattatgtttcgGTTACccattaaagtatttttttaataatatgataggACAGTAACGAGATTCAATTTGAGTTACTTTTACGCGGCTTCTActataaatcttataaaatcgGTCATTAGAATGCTATATTCTACTTTAAATCTGGATGATATTGGATTTGTTTCATTAGAAGTCAcaactttaatttgattaaaacttGGTAACACAAGATGTCGCCACTTTGACTTTGCACATACCCGCCCTACAAAGTATCTCAATCGGTTCATTTTTATACGATAGTCCTTTGAAGACCAAAGCATTCGTACAAGTCAAAATCAATCTTGTActtctaaagtaaataaattgatgttGTAATGGCTGCTACACACATGCCgacaattctttcagtgttatatagtccatttgtcgaggaaggctataggctatttacCTACTTATCACGCTagggccaataggagcagagtacaagtaaaaaatgttacaaaaacggggaaaattttgacccattctctattatgtgacgcaagcgaagttgcgcgagtcagctagtgctATAGATCAAGTGCTCACCAATAGACATCAGCGTAATCGGAGCCTCGTCGTAGTTCATGCAGCATGTGCTTGGTGGTGGTGTCCCACAGGCGGATGATGGTGCCGCGCTCGGAGGCCGTGGCGAGGCGCGCGCCGTTGGCCGACAGGCTCAGGCACACCAGCTCCGTCTGGTGGCAGCCCATCACGGCCGGCGACGACGAGTGCGCGCCCTTCACTGCGCGGGTCACGTCCTGCAGAGGCATACATTATACTTTAATAATGAATATGGAAAGtatcagatttattttattttattgaggtTTTAGGTTGAGAAGCAGATGTCCTCGACAGTATTGAGCTACTAAGGTTACTTTTTGTAATAGAACCGGCGATAGTTTTTTTGtgataaatgcaattttattgtttcagttcTTTTTAAGATTCTGTTCTGCTAATCTGCAGAGTACCCACATTGATTTTCAGCATTTATTGTTTCACCCCTAAAGGCTTGCTCAACCTCAGTTTATAAACTTGCATCTCTGTTTTTGTTTTCCAAGATTTTTTAGATATACAAATTTCCACGGACCTATACTTTTCTTAATCCTATCAgacgacatttttttaaattaattcagtttttataaagttataattaaatacagatCATAATTATGCTAGGTAGATATACATACGAGTAGCTGCAGAGATCCCTTGCGATGTGCGGGCGCGGCGAGCAGGTGCGGCGCGGTGGGCTCGCTGGCCAGCGCGCACAGCGGCCGGGCTCCGAGCCGCGTGCGGACCAGCGCCACGCGGGATAGTGACGGTAGCGACAGCACCTGGATGCTTGACGACAGCACCACCGCCACCCTGAACAATAATACGCTATTTAATATTGCTGCACTATGATGATATTAACTATTGGGTATGGAGTAGTTGTAGAGAATTT harbors:
- the LOC142980490 gene encoding WD repeat domain phosphoinositide-interacting protein 4-like, with the protein product MARRRSSGITSLGFNQDQGCFTCCLKTGLRVYNVEPLVEKAHYSKEELGEVSLCEMVFRTNWLLVVKARRPCSLMLLDDQQRAFRAEVLFKSPIRALRARKDKVAVVLSSSIQVLSLPSLSRVALVRTRLGARPLCALASEPTAPHLLAAPAHRKGSLQLLDVTRAVKGAHSSSPAVMGCHQTELVCLSLSANGARLATASERGTIIRLWDTTTKHMLHELRRGSDYADVYCIRFNASGSLVSCVSDKGTLHVWAARGGDHVAAARALPDTRALCAFSDDNTAVVICEDGTFHKFTFAAEGNCHRSDFEYFLQVGDDDEFLQ